One genomic region from Phocoena sinus isolate mPhoSin1 chromosome 3, mPhoSin1.pri, whole genome shotgun sequence encodes:
- the TMEM259 gene encoding membralin isoform X4, with translation MAVTYSRLFPPAFRRLFEFFVLLKALFVLFVLAYIHIVFSRSPINCLEHVRDEWPREGVLRVEVQHNSSRAPVLLQFCGGGGSFPGLAAGPGGLELGGEDDEEELAVEVFGNSSVKFELDIEPKVFKPPGGPEALNDSQEFPFPETPTKAWPQDEYIVEYSLEYGFLRLSQATRQRLSIPVMVVTLDPTRDQCFGDRFSRLLLAEFLGYDDILMSSVKGLAENEENKGFLRNVVSGEHYRFVSMWMARTSYLAAFVIMVIFTLSVSMLLRYSHHQIFVFIGEFPRWPPPPPTHPAPGASPGLPARHPLPAVDLLQMLEMNMAIAFPAAPLLTVILALVGMEAIMSEFFNDTTTAFYIILIVWLADQYDAICCHTNTSKRHWLRFFYLYHFAFYAYHYRFNGQYSSLALVTSWLFIQHSMIYFFHHYELPAILQQIRVQEMLLQTPPLGPGSPTALPDDLNNNGGTLAATPDSTSQPPALGPGLQGGGGGPGPMAEAPSSLVAAAASVAAAASGDLGWMAETAAIITDASFLSGLSASLLDRRPASPLSPSGALPRAPQDSAPTSDPPGSDTAPQTTGVSGPSLASMAPVDAPSEVGS, from the exons gccctgTTTGTGCTCTTCGTCCTGGCCTACATCCACATCGTCTTCTCGCGCTCGCCCATCAACTGCCTGGAGCACGTGCGGGACGAGTGGCCGAGAGAGGGCGTCCTGCGCGTGGAGGTGCAGCACAACTCGAGCCGCGCGCCCGTCCTGCTGCAGTTCTGCGGTGGCGGCGGCAGCTTCCCTGGGCTGGCCGCGGGGCCGGGAGGCCTGGAGCTGGGGGGTGAGGACGACGAGGAGGAGCTGGCCGTGGAGGTGTTTGGGAACAGCTCCGTCAAG TTTGAGCTGGACATCGAGCCCAAGGTGTTCAAGCCACCAGGTGGCCCCGAGGCCCTAAACGACAGCCAGGAGTTCCCCTTCCCTGAGACGCCCACAAAAG CGTGGCCGCAGGACGAGTACATCGTGGAGTACTCGCTGGAGTACGGCTTCTTGCGGTTGTCGCAGGCCACGCGGCAGCGGCTTAGCATCCCAGTCATGGTGGTCACCCTGG ACCCCACGCGGGACCAGTGCTTCGGGGACCGCTTCAGCCGCCTGCTGCTGGCTGAGTTCCTGGGCTACGACGACATCCTCATGTCCAGTGTGAAAGGCCTGGCGGAAAACGAGGAGAACAAGG GCTTCCTGCGGAACGTGGTGTCCGGGGAGCACTACCGCTTCGTGAGCATGTGGATGGCCCGCACATCCTACCTGGCCGCCTTCGTCATCATGGTCATCTTC ACCTTGAGCGTGTCCATGCTGCTGCGCTACTCCCACCACCAGATCTTCGTCTTCATTGGTGAGTTTCCCCGCTGGCCACCTCCCCCGCCCACCCACCCCGCACCGGGCGCCTCACCCGGTCTGCCCGCCCGCCACCCTCTGCCCGCAGTGGACCTGCTGCAGATGCTGGAGATGAACATGGCCATCGCGTTCCCCGCAGCGCCCCTGCTGACCGTCATCCTGGCCCTCGTGG GCATGGAGGCCATCATGTCTGAGTTCTTCAACGACACCACCACGGCCTTCTACATCATCCTCATCGTGTGGCTGGCCGACCAGTATGACGCCATCTGCTGCCACACCAACACCAGCAAGCGGCACTGGCTTCG GTTCTTCTACCTGTACCACTTCGCCTTCTACGCCTACCACTACCGCTTCAACGGGCAGTACAGCAGCCTGGCCCTCGTCACTTCCTGGCTCTTCATCCAG CATTCCATGATCTACTTCTTCCACCACTACGAGCTGCCCGCCATCCTGCAGCAGATCCGCGTCCAGGAGATGCTGCTGCAGACGCCCCCTCTGGGCCCTGGCAGCCCCACGGCCCTGCCAGACGACCTGAACAACAACGGAGGCACCCTGGCTGCCACGCCCGACTCTACCAgccagccccctgccctgggccctggcttGCAGGGTGGTGGCGGAGGCCCTGGGCCCATGGCTGAGGCACCCAGCTCCCTGGTGGCCGCGGCGGCCTCGGTAGCTGCAGCAGCCAGTGGTGACCTGGGCTGGATGGCAGAGACGGCTGCCATCATCACAGACGCCTCCTTCTTATCTGGCCTGAGCGCCTCTCTCTTGGACCGGCGGCCGGCCAGCCCCCTGAGCCCCAGTGGGGCGCTCCCTCGGGCCCCCCAGGACAGTGCCCCCACAAGTGACCCCCCAGGGTCTGACACAGCCCCGCAGACCACTGGGGTGAGTGGGCCCAGCCTTGCGTCCATGGCTCCAGTGGATGCGCCCTCAGAGGTCGGCTCCTGA
- the WDR18 gene encoding WD repeat-containing protein 18 isoform X1, translating into MTHVLGGGKSMMAAPVEVAVCTDSAAQLWSCVVWELHSGANLLTYRGGQAGPRGLALLNGEYLLAAQLGKNYISAWELQRKDQLQQKIMCPGPVTCLTTSPNGLYVLAGITESIYLWEVSTGNLLVILSRHYQDVSCLQFTGDSSHFVSGGKDCLVLAWSLCSVLQADPSRTPAPRHVWSRHTLPITDLHCGFGGPLARVATASLDQTVKLWEVSSGELLLSVLFDVSIMAVTMDLAEHHMFCGGSDGSIFQVDLCTWPGQREKSFQPEQDHGKVFRGHRNQVTCLSVSTDGSVLLSGSHDETVRLWDVQSQQCLRTVALKGPVTNACIVLAPVCMLSPDCRPSLPLPHFNKHLLGAEHGDEPRHGGLTLRLGLHQQGSEPSYLERVEQLHGVMCSTLEKSVLGGQDQLRIRVAELEDEVRNLRKINRDLFDFSTRIITRPAK; encoded by the exons ATGACGCATGTTCTGGGCGGTGGAAAAAGCATGATGGCGGCGCCCGTGGAGGTGGCCGTGTGTACTGACTCGGCGGCCCAGCTGTGGAGCTGCGTCGTGTGGGAGCTGCACTCGGGCGCCAATCTGCTCACATACCGCGGCGGCCAGGCCGGGCCTCGCGGCCTGGCGCTGCTCAATGGCGAGTACTTGCTGGCGGCGCAGCTGGGCAAGAACTATATCAGCGCCTGGGAGCTACAGAGGAAG gacCAGCTTCAGCAGAAGATCATGTGCCCCGGACCGGTCACCTGTCTTACCACGTCGCCCAATGGCCTCTATGTTCTGGCAGGGATCACAGAGAGCATATACCTGTGGGAG gtTTCCACGGGGAACCTTCTGGTCATCCTGAGCCGCCACTACCAGGATGTGTCGTGTCTGCAGTTCACGGGGGACAGCAGCCACTTCGTCTCGGGGGGCAAGGACTGCCTGGTGCTGGCTTGGAGCCTCTGCAG cgTGCTGCAGGCAGACCCCTCCCGGACCCCCGCCCCCCGACACGTGTGGTCTCGCCACACCCTCCCCATCACAGACCTGCACTGCGGCTTTGGTGGGCCCCTGGCCCGGGTGGCCACCGCCTCGCTGGACCAAACAGTGAAG CTGTGGGAGGTCTCCTCTGGCGAGCTGCTGCTGTCTGTGCTCTTCGACGTGAGCATCATGGCCGTGACCATGGACCTGGCTGAGCACCACATGTTCTGCGGTGGTAGTGACGGCTCCATCTTCCAGGTCGACCTCTGTACCTGG CCCgggcagagagaaaagagctTCCAGCCGGAGCAGGACCACGGGAAGGTGTTCAGAGGGCACAG GAACCAGGTGACCTGCCTGTCAGTGTCCACGGATGGCAGCGTGCTACTCTCGGGCTCCCACGACGAGACGGTGCGCCTCTGGGATGTGCAGAGCCAGCAGTGCCTCAGGACGGTGGCTCTCAAAG GCCCCGTGACCAACGCCTGCATCGTGCTGGCGCCAGTCTGCATGCTGAGCCCCGACTGCAGGCCCAGCCTGCCCTTGCCGCACTTCAACAAGCACCTGCTGGGTGCAGAGCACGGGGACGAGCCGCGCCACGGGGGCCTCACGCTGCGCCTGGGCCTCCACCAGCAG GGGTCAGAGCCCAGCTACCTGGAGCGGGTGGAACAGCTGCACGGGGTGATGTGCAGCACGTtggagaag agCGTGCTGGGTGGCCAGGACCAGCTGCGGATCCGCGTGGCAGAGCTGGAGGACGAGGTGCGGAACCTGCGCAAGATCAACCGCGACCTCTTTGACTTCTCCACGCGCATCATCACTCGACCGGCCAAGTGA
- the TMEM259 gene encoding membralin isoform X5 translates to MQRPWSWRDGAAVWLALFVLFVLAYIHIVFSRSPINCLEHVRDEWPREGVLRVEVQHNSSRAPVLLQFCGGGGSFPGLAAGPGGLELGGEDDEEELAVEVFGNSSVKFELDIEPKVFKPPGGPEALNDSQEFPFPETPTKAWPQDEYIVEYSLEYGFLRLSQATRQRLSIPVMVVTLDPTRDQCFGDRFSRLLLAEFLGYDDILMSSVKGLAENEENKGFLRNVVSGEHYRFVSMWMARTSYLAAFVIMVIFTLSVSMLLRYSHHQIFVFIGEFPRWPPPPPTHPAPGASPGLPARHPLPAVDLLQMLEMNMAIAFPAAPLLTVILALVGMEAIMSEFFNDTTTAFYIILIVWLADQYDAICCHTNTSKRHWLRFFYLYHFAFYAYHYRFNGQYSSLALVTSWLFIQHSMIYFFHHYELPAILQQIRVQEMLLQTPPLGPGSPTALPDDLNNNGGTLAATPDSTSQPPALGPGLQGGGGGPGPMAEAPSSLVAAAASVAAAASGDLGWMAETAAIITDASFLSGLSASLLDRRPASPLSPSGALPRAPQDSAPTSDPPGSDTAPQTTGVSGPSLASMAPVDAPSEVGS, encoded by the exons gccctgTTTGTGCTCTTCGTCCTGGCCTACATCCACATCGTCTTCTCGCGCTCGCCCATCAACTGCCTGGAGCACGTGCGGGACGAGTGGCCGAGAGAGGGCGTCCTGCGCGTGGAGGTGCAGCACAACTCGAGCCGCGCGCCCGTCCTGCTGCAGTTCTGCGGTGGCGGCGGCAGCTTCCCTGGGCTGGCCGCGGGGCCGGGAGGCCTGGAGCTGGGGGGTGAGGACGACGAGGAGGAGCTGGCCGTGGAGGTGTTTGGGAACAGCTCCGTCAAG TTTGAGCTGGACATCGAGCCCAAGGTGTTCAAGCCACCAGGTGGCCCCGAGGCCCTAAACGACAGCCAGGAGTTCCCCTTCCCTGAGACGCCCACAAAAG CGTGGCCGCAGGACGAGTACATCGTGGAGTACTCGCTGGAGTACGGCTTCTTGCGGTTGTCGCAGGCCACGCGGCAGCGGCTTAGCATCCCAGTCATGGTGGTCACCCTGG ACCCCACGCGGGACCAGTGCTTCGGGGACCGCTTCAGCCGCCTGCTGCTGGCTGAGTTCCTGGGCTACGACGACATCCTCATGTCCAGTGTGAAAGGCCTGGCGGAAAACGAGGAGAACAAGG GCTTCCTGCGGAACGTGGTGTCCGGGGAGCACTACCGCTTCGTGAGCATGTGGATGGCCCGCACATCCTACCTGGCCGCCTTCGTCATCATGGTCATCTTC ACCTTGAGCGTGTCCATGCTGCTGCGCTACTCCCACCACCAGATCTTCGTCTTCATTGGTGAGTTTCCCCGCTGGCCACCTCCCCCGCCCACCCACCCCGCACCGGGCGCCTCACCCGGTCTGCCCGCCCGCCACCCTCTGCCCGCAGTGGACCTGCTGCAGATGCTGGAGATGAACATGGCCATCGCGTTCCCCGCAGCGCCCCTGCTGACCGTCATCCTGGCCCTCGTGG GCATGGAGGCCATCATGTCTGAGTTCTTCAACGACACCACCACGGCCTTCTACATCATCCTCATCGTGTGGCTGGCCGACCAGTATGACGCCATCTGCTGCCACACCAACACCAGCAAGCGGCACTGGCTTCG GTTCTTCTACCTGTACCACTTCGCCTTCTACGCCTACCACTACCGCTTCAACGGGCAGTACAGCAGCCTGGCCCTCGTCACTTCCTGGCTCTTCATCCAG CATTCCATGATCTACTTCTTCCACCACTACGAGCTGCCCGCCATCCTGCAGCAGATCCGCGTCCAGGAGATGCTGCTGCAGACGCCCCCTCTGGGCCCTGGCAGCCCCACGGCCCTGCCAGACGACCTGAACAACAACGGAGGCACCCTGGCTGCCACGCCCGACTCTACCAgccagccccctgccctgggccctggcttGCAGGGTGGTGGCGGAGGCCCTGGGCCCATGGCTGAGGCACCCAGCTCCCTGGTGGCCGCGGCGGCCTCGGTAGCTGCAGCAGCCAGTGGTGACCTGGGCTGGATGGCAGAGACGGCTGCCATCATCACAGACGCCTCCTTCTTATCTGGCCTGAGCGCCTCTCTCTTGGACCGGCGGCCGGCCAGCCCCCTGAGCCCCAGTGGGGCGCTCCCTCGGGCCCCCCAGGACAGTGCCCCCACAAGTGACCCCCCAGGGTCTGACACAGCCCCGCAGACCACTGGGGTGAGTGGGCCCAGCCTTGCGTCCATGGCTCCAGTGGATGCGCCCTCAGAGGTCGGCTCCTGA
- the WDR18 gene encoding WD repeat-containing protein 18 isoform X2: MMAAPVEVAVCTDSAAQLWSCVVWELHSGANLLTYRGGQAGPRGLALLNGEYLLAAQLGKNYISAWELQRKDQLQQKIMCPGPVTCLTTSPNGLYVLAGITESIYLWEVSTGNLLVILSRHYQDVSCLQFTGDSSHFVSGGKDCLVLAWSLCSVLQADPSRTPAPRHVWSRHTLPITDLHCGFGGPLARVATASLDQTVKLWEVSSGELLLSVLFDVSIMAVTMDLAEHHMFCGGSDGSIFQVDLCTWPGQREKSFQPEQDHGKVFRGHRNQVTCLSVSTDGSVLLSGSHDETVRLWDVQSQQCLRTVALKGPVTNACIVLAPVCMLSPDCRPSLPLPHFNKHLLGAEHGDEPRHGGLTLRLGLHQQSVLGGQDQLRIRVAELEDEVRNLRKINRDLFDFSTRIITRPAK, from the exons ATGATGGCGGCGCCCGTGGAGGTGGCCGTGTGTACTGACTCGGCGGCCCAGCTGTGGAGCTGCGTCGTGTGGGAGCTGCACTCGGGCGCCAATCTGCTCACATACCGCGGCGGCCAGGCCGGGCCTCGCGGCCTGGCGCTGCTCAATGGCGAGTACTTGCTGGCGGCGCAGCTGGGCAAGAACTATATCAGCGCCTGGGAGCTACAGAGGAAG gacCAGCTTCAGCAGAAGATCATGTGCCCCGGACCGGTCACCTGTCTTACCACGTCGCCCAATGGCCTCTATGTTCTGGCAGGGATCACAGAGAGCATATACCTGTGGGAG gtTTCCACGGGGAACCTTCTGGTCATCCTGAGCCGCCACTACCAGGATGTGTCGTGTCTGCAGTTCACGGGGGACAGCAGCCACTTCGTCTCGGGGGGCAAGGACTGCCTGGTGCTGGCTTGGAGCCTCTGCAG cgTGCTGCAGGCAGACCCCTCCCGGACCCCCGCCCCCCGACACGTGTGGTCTCGCCACACCCTCCCCATCACAGACCTGCACTGCGGCTTTGGTGGGCCCCTGGCCCGGGTGGCCACCGCCTCGCTGGACCAAACAGTGAAG CTGTGGGAGGTCTCCTCTGGCGAGCTGCTGCTGTCTGTGCTCTTCGACGTGAGCATCATGGCCGTGACCATGGACCTGGCTGAGCACCACATGTTCTGCGGTGGTAGTGACGGCTCCATCTTCCAGGTCGACCTCTGTACCTGG CCCgggcagagagaaaagagctTCCAGCCGGAGCAGGACCACGGGAAGGTGTTCAGAGGGCACAG GAACCAGGTGACCTGCCTGTCAGTGTCCACGGATGGCAGCGTGCTACTCTCGGGCTCCCACGACGAGACGGTGCGCCTCTGGGATGTGCAGAGCCAGCAGTGCCTCAGGACGGTGGCTCTCAAAG GCCCCGTGACCAACGCCTGCATCGTGCTGGCGCCAGTCTGCATGCTGAGCCCCGACTGCAGGCCCAGCCTGCCCTTGCCGCACTTCAACAAGCACCTGCTGGGTGCAGAGCACGGGGACGAGCCGCGCCACGGGGGCCTCACGCTGCGCCTGGGCCTCCACCAGCAG agCGTGCTGGGTGGCCAGGACCAGCTGCGGATCCGCGTGGCAGAGCTGGAGGACGAGGTGCGGAACCTGCGCAAGATCAACCGCGACCTCTTTGACTTCTCCACGCGCATCATCACTCGACCGGCCAAGTGA
- the GRIN3B gene encoding LOW QUALITY PROTEIN: glutamate receptor ionotropic, NMDA 3B (The sequence of the model RefSeq protein was modified relative to this genomic sequence to represent the inferred CDS: inserted 1 base in 1 codon; substituted 1 base at 1 genomic stop codon): protein MEFVWALWLGLALALGPGPAGGHLHPCGVLARLGGLVRLGALLPRAPAARARARATLARAALAPRLPHNLSLELAAAAPPSRDPASLARGLCQALAAPGVAAVLAFPEARPELLQLHFLAAAPETPVLSVLRREARAPLGSPNPFHLQLDWASPLETLLDVLVSVLQAHSWEDVGLVLXRVRDPGGLVALWTSWAGRAPKLVLDLSRPDTSDAGLRTRLAPLGEAAGGMAPVPVAVLLGCNEAGARRVLQAAPPGPRWLLGTPLPAKALPTEGLPPGLLALGEVARPPLEAAIRDAVELVARALGSAARVQPKRALLPATINCNDLSLPGPESSGRLLARFLANTSFRSHTGPVWVTGSSQVHISRRFRVWSLRRDPRGAPAWATVGRWQDGRLESEAAGVAGWPPPPPEARARPKLRVVTRVEHPFVFAREPDEDGRCPAGQLCLAPGSNDSAALDAHFAALADGSAPHVLRRCCYGYCIDLLERLAEDAPFDFEXYIVGDGRWTGLVGDLLAGRAHMAVTSFSINSAERVVDFTSPFFSTSLGIMVCARDTASPIGAFTWPLHWSMWLGVFTALHLTALFLTLYEWRSPFGLTPRGRNRGTAFSYSSALNLCYAILFGRTVSSKTPKCPTGRLLMSLWAIFCLLVLSSYTANLAAVMVGDKIFEELSGIHDPKLHHPSQGFRFGTVWESSAEAYIKKSFPELYAHVRRRSAPTTPHGVAMLTSPPPKLNAFIMDKSLLDYEVSIDADCRLLTVGKTFAIEGYGIGLPRNSPLTSNLSEFISRYKSSGFIDLLHGKWYKMVPCGKRVFAVTETLQMGIYHFSGFFVLLCLGLGSALLSSLGEHVFYRLALPRIRRGNKLQYWLHTGQRIHRALNKEPPNGQQEPEPRGLEEPQQDTLAAPAGPGGWTRVRRASVRECHTHFLLEPAAAAAAATTPVKDAPDADAAGPPGGPVWLCSNGRLPAELFSGAPRPGELEQLEQRIAGTREKLRQALVRRGQLLAQLGDGARHGPRSQLQASEEAPVATQ, encoded by the exons ATGGAGTTTGTGTGGGCACTGTGGCTCGGCCTGGCGCTAGCGCTGGGGCCGGGGCCCGCCGGGGGCCACCTGCACCCGTGCGGCGTCCTGGCGCGCTTGGGGGGCTTGGTGCGCCTGGGCGCCCTCCTGCCCCGCGCGCCCGCTgcccgcgcccgcgcccgcgccACCCTGGCCCGGGCCGCCCTGGCGCCGCGGCTGCCGCACAACCTGAGCCTGGAGCTGGCGGCCGCCGCGCCCCCCTCCCGCGACCCCGCCTCGCTGGCCCGCGGCCTATGCCAGGCGCTGGCGGCACCGGGCGTGGCGGCCGTGCTAGCCTTCCCCGAGGCGCGGCCCGAGCTGCTGCAGTTGCACTTCCTGGCGGCGGCCCCCGAGACCCCCGTGCTCAGCGTGCTGCGGCGGGAGGCCCGCGCTCCGCTCGGCTCCCCG AACCCCTTCCACCTGCAGCTGGACTGGGCCAGCCCCCTGGAGACTCTGCTGGACGTGCTGGTGTCAGTGCTGCAGGCGCACAGCTGGGAGGACGTTGGCCTGGTGCTCTGACGCGTGCGGGACCCTGGCGGCCTTGTGGCCCTGTGGACAAGCTGGGCGGGCCGGGCTCCGAAGCTCGTGCTGGACCTGAGCAGGCCGGACACGAGCGATGCAGGGCTGCGGACCCGCCTGGCCCCACTGGGGGAGGCCGCGGGGGGAATGGCCCCAGTCCCCGTGGCCGTACTCCTGGGTTGCAACGAGGCCGGCGCCCGGCGGGTGCTGCAGGCCGCACCCCCCGGGCCCCGCTGGCTGCTGGGCACGCCGCTGCCCGCCAAGGCACTCCCCACCGAAGGCCTGCCGCCTGGGCTGCTGGCGTTGGGCGAGGTCGCTCGGCCCCCGCTGGAAGCCGCCATCCGCGACGCGGTGGAACTAGTGGCCCGCGCGCTGGGCAGTGCGGCCCGCGTGCAGCCGAAGCGTGCCCTCCTCCCCGCCACGATCAACTGCAATGACCTGTCGCTGCCCGGTCCCGAGTCCTCCGGCCGCCTCTTGGCACG GTTCCTGGCCAACACGTCCTTCCGGAGCCACACGGGGCCGGTGTGGGTGACCGGCTCCTCGCAGGTGCACATCTCCCGGCGCTTCCGCGTGTGGAGCCTCCGCCGGGACCCGCGGGGCGCCCCGGCCTGGGCCACGGTGGGCAGGTGGCAGGACGGGCGGCTGGAGTCAGAGGCAGCGGGCGTGGCCGGTtggcccccacccccgccggaaGCCCGGGCGCGGCCCAAGCTGCGCGTGGTGACGCGGGTGGAGCACCCGTTCGTGTTCGCCCGCGAGCCGGACGAGGACGGTCGGTGCCCGGCGGGGCAGCTGTGCCTAGCCCCCGGCAGCAACGACTCGGCAGCCCTGGACGCGCACTTCGCCGCGCTGGCCGACGGCTCGGCGCCCCACGTACTGCGCAGGTGCTGCTACGGCTACTGCATCGACCTGCTGGAGCGCCTGGCGGAGGACGCGCCCTTCGACTTCG CTTACATTGTGGGCGACGGCCGCTGGACCGGCCTGGTGGGCGACCTGCTGGCCGGCCGGGCGCACATGGCTGTCACCAGCTTCAGCATCAACTCAGCCGAGCGGGTGGTGGACTTCACCAGCCCCTTCTTCTCCACCAGTCTGGGCATCATGGTGTGCGCGCGGGACACGGCGTCGCCCATCGGCGCCTTCACGTGGCCGCTGCACTGGTCCATGTGGCTGGGCGTCTTCACCGCGCTGCACCTGACTGCGCTCTTCCTCACCCTCTACGAGTGGCGCAGCCCCTTCGGCCTCACGCCCCGCGGCCGCAACCGGGGCACCGCGTTCTCCTACTCCTCTGCCCTCAACCTCTGCTACGCCATCCTCTTTGGACGCACAGTGTCCAGTAAGACGCCCAAGTGCCCCACGGGCCGCCTCCTCATGAGCCTATGGGCCATCTTCTGCCTGCTCGTGCTGTCCAGCTACACGGCCAACCTGGCCGCCGTCATGGTCGGGGACAAGATATTTGAGGAGCTCTCGGGGATCCACGACCCTAAG CTGCACCACCCGTCCCAGGGCTTCCGCTTCGGAACCGTGTGGGAAAGCAGCGCGGAGGCCTACATCAAGAAGAGCTTCCCAGAGCTGTACGCACACGTGCGGCGCCGCAGTGCGCCCACCACGCCCCACGGCGTCGCCATGCTGACGT ccccccccccaaagctCAACGCCTTCATCATGGACAAGTCGCTACTGGACTACGAGGTGTCCATCGACGCGGACTGCAGACTGCTGACCGTGGGCAAGACTTTCGCCATCGAGG GCTATGGCATTGGACTCCCCCGGAATTCGCCGCTCACCTCCAACCTGTCCGAGTTCATCAGCCGCTACAAGTCCTCCGGCTTCATCGACCTCCTGCACGGCAAGTGGTACAAGATGGTGCCTTGTGGCAAGCGGGTCTTCGCTGTTACAGAG ACCCTCCAGATGGGCATCTACCACTTCTCGGGATTCTTCGTGCTGCTCTGCCTGGGCCTGGGCAGTGCTCTGCTCAGCTCGCTGGGGGAGCACGTCTTCTACCGCCTGGCGCTGCCGCGCATCCGAAGGGGCAACAAGCTGCAGTACTGGCTGCACACGGGCCAG AGAATCCATCGCGCCCTCAACAAGGAGCCGCCCAACGGGCAGCAGGAGCCGGAGCCGAG GGGTCTCGAGGAGCCTCAGCAGGACACTCTGGCCGCCCCCGCCGGCCCGGGGGGCTGGACACGGGTGCGCCGGGCCTCGGTGAGGGAGTGTCACACGCACTTCCTGCTGGAGCcggccgcggccgccgccgctgccACCACTCCCGTTAAGGATGCCCCAGACGCGGACGCGGCTGGGCCGCCCGGGGGCCCCGTCTGGCTCTGCTCCAACGGCCGCCTGCCCGCCGAGCTGTTCTCGGGCGCCCCACGCCCCGGGGAGCTAGAACAGCTGGAGCAGCGCATCGCAGGCACACGCGAGAAGCTCCGCCAGGCGCTGGTGCGGCGCGGGCAGCTCCTCGCCCAGCTGGGGGACGGTGCCCGCCACGGGCCGCGCAGCCAGCTCCAGGCCTCCGAGGAAGCACCCGTGGCCACCCAGTGA